ATGTACATAAGATACATACAATATAAGTATGCACTATAATTCACACAAACAGTCCACAGATTATctgtaaaaagaaaacaggttTTGCAATGCCATCTTGCAGCTGGTAAACTAAAGCAACTTGTCTGACGGTGAAATGCTCTCTTACAACTCAAAGTCTAAAATGTAGACTGGTGTCTGAACAATTAAAAAACAGTCAATTGATATTTTAGAACTTATGCAGGTTCCATCATCAGAAAAAACAAGACAACAACCAACCAAAGCTATTTATGAACCAGCAGAGCGTAACAGCTTAGCTTTGGTTAGTTGTCATCGAGTTTTTTCCCGATGAAGGAACTTGCATATATTCCGAAACGTCAAtcgtctgttttcttttaattgttGTGACATGAGTGTATATGTTAGACTTCAAGTTGATATGTGATCCCCTTGTATATAGACAACATAAAATAAATCAGCTACAGTTACCACAGGATCTGGGCACTGATATCAACTGTTATCGGTAAGATAAGATGACATGAACGCAGGCAGCAGCTTTACGATGAGGGGAGTCTTGGCATGGGCAAGGGGTCGTTTTATTTTTAACTGTCTATTTTAGTATTACTTGTTGCACACACTCAGAATTTTCTCATCATGGGGCCGGGATGGGATACCCACCAAATACCACCCATCTATAATTACCATAATATTACAGTAGCAGCACTGTTGTATAACAACAGGATGATAGCATACCCTGAGCTACAATAAAGTTGTTTCGGGCAAATTGTACATTCCTTAACAGTCACTTCAGCAGTCAAGACGGTGTTTAACAACATGTGATCAATTCGGGTTGAATATTTGGTGCTCGTAAAAGTTATAAAAACGGCGGCTTTCACTCACGCATGCATGGAGTTCGTAGGGTGAAATGTGCAAAATTTTTACATCCTCAGTACATATAAACCGCATAACTGTGAGCACCCCGTGTTATGATGAAAAATACTATTAATCGAGACATCGACAAAACATTTTCAGAATGAGAAATATTACGAGCAGAATCTGATACACGCTTTGGAAAAAGTGGCATTACATGCGCAACACGCATTAATACATTCAGGTGCGCGTGGAAGTTTCCGCTTATCACGTGTAGACGGTGAGCGCTTCGTAGATGGGATGCCTGCAGATGGGACAGCTGTGTCCAAATTCGAGGAGATGAGAAGCACATTCCTCACACAACGAGAAGTgcctgaaaaaaagaagagaaaaagggaGTGATAAAATTATCAGATGAGGCGAAAACTGATTATTCTGCTCCACTAAAATACCCTGTTCACTAGTCTCCAACTTCCGTAGAATCGCCGATAAATCGACACCAGCATCCCTACACATGACCTGGGCTGGAGTAACGACGGGAACAGAGGACAGGTGACGGGCAGAATAGGACGGAGGTTTTCACAGAGCTTTTATTTCAgcgttttttatattttttttattttagaggATGTGGACTGAATACACACCTCACATGGCTGCTATGAGCGCGCGTGTTCATAAAAGATATATTCGTTGAGCAACGGGGGTTCCGAAGAGACACGGACAGGGGAGGATGGACACAACACAAATTCtctgcttctttctaaagttgattatcataatcattctacgcgttttcataggagctgctgctgtcgtctgctacggtagtcgtacatccGCTTCTGCGCATTCACAATTCAAATTCCCATTGTCCAATCATAATGTATCgtgcggatcgtgcggacgggctcctcataggatttgccgattgtgacatggtcgttataatctagaaTGTCGTGGTTCAGACAATGCCCCGTCTGACCCATGTAACAAAGACCACATTCCGAGGGAATACAGCGAACAACGGACTGAACACAGGGTACAAAGGGACCTCTATGATTACTGCTAAAACCAATAGGTAGCTGAACAGACAAAGTCTGCTTAATTTGAATGCATTAGAAAATACCACCTTAATACCAAGGTCCAGCTagcaccagctagcctgcgcccTTGCCCTTCTATCGGTATACCGGCTGTTACACATGAGATCCCCCGACTGAATAATTCGCAAACCGGTGGTGTTATCGAAGAACATTTTCTCTGGTAAAGAATCTTGAGACAACGGCCACAACCTGAGCAGTgagcagctcatttgcatatgccCATTAATTGAATAAAAATCTTCACTCTTAAATTTTACTTCAAATGCATTTCGGAACATCTATTTTACGTATTGGGACCCGCCGTGTGTGAACTAACACGTAATCTAGTGTCGGACAGTTGAGCAAAAGAGTGCATTATTACGCTACCCCGCACaagaaatacgtaaaccgaaaccaattaatttcTCGataaaatcactaagtgtcaaagccgaggacgccagcaacttggtggcagggtacaagttgcttagacacgccgtcttccgcgagggacgttaaatacggggtgccgtgtgacgagctttcattgcacgctaaagaaccctcaggtgagcaaaagcaatccacagacctaccactgtggcgtcgctcatgatctcagttgtctcgcgacgtaaacacccaattattattattattaactaaGTGTCGAAGCGGGTTTTTCCTGGAATATCTTTCGCTGAAGGTCCTCGGTACGTAAGATAagaggttccgaaagcgtctgtagcaaaatttaaaagccacgatttttaattaattaatgagcatatgcaaatgtgccgctcactgctcagttcatggccgatgtctcGAGTATGTTAACCATAAAGAAAGCGACttgatagcgccacctgtttatGGGTTATTCCGCTGGAGGATTTATGTGGAACACCCAGTATTCGTACGAGACGTTGCCTTGGCGATACGAAGGTACGGGGCAGTGGAAGATACTTGGGTGAAGTTACAGACACAGACTGGGACGACTAACACGTAGGCCTCCGTTCCCCAGAAATCGGAGCAACGGTACACAGCAGCAAGGATATGCACACGCATGGTGTGTGGACGCGGCTGTTGCTTAGTGCGCTCCTTACCGGCACGGTAACAGTAGTACGCCCCTCGGGGAGTCCTGGCACACGACACACAAATCGTGAGGCTCTGCTTGCGATGAAGGCTTATGCCGTTTCATAGCCTGACTGTCTCGTCTTCGCCCTCTCACTTTTTGCATCCAGCTGCGTCCACAGCGCCTCCACAGCTTAAAAAGAAATGCCGATATCGCGACAAAGATGAGGCCCGTGTAGACGTCTACAGGTTGGTGAAACAGAAACCTCCAAAGATCACGCAGAATCTGCAAGGTAGTGGCAGCTGTGAGTCCCGATACAGCTTTTGCAGATGAAGCCAACGTCTGATAAGATACGCATATCCCATGATACGTCCACTGGCATACTTGTCTCAAAAGGCGAGGAGGTAATTCGAGCAAGAGCAAGGCAGAGTCTAGAAGAAGGTTCACTAGATGTCGGGCCAGAAGAATTGCGGCAACTGCGCCATCTGCGATTGCATCGATCACGTTGCATGCTATAGTCCATAGAAATACAAGAGCACTCTGCGTGCCCGAGCATGCAAGGAACACGGAGTTCACTACAGCACACGCAATAGCCTGGACGCCGTCAGAGAAGGAAAATATCAAGGTGCAAAGTTCgcgcagaaaatgaaaaaggtCGCCAAAGGCGTATGTGATGCCCAAGTAGATGCCACTGATGGCATCGGAAGCATAGCCACACAAAGTTGTTGCACACGTTGTGATGCCAGAGCCAATTAAGTAGTTGAAGCGAAAGAATGCATTCAGCAACGATGCCGCTGTCTCCAGCACAGACGTAACGAGACAAGTCAAGGGAGCCAGGTTCCACATTTCACGTTGAGACGTCGTTCACAAAGCTGTGCGAACGATGCAAATAATACTTGGGAATATTTGAATCCGCCCCATCTACAAATTCTCCAGGCATAAGCCCCACAATCACGGACTGCTTTTGAAATCCGTGTCCGTGACCCGTGCTGTCTCCATCTATATGACTGCGCCGTGATTTGGGATTTAGCAGCTCTAATATTCGACCTTTGAACGCTTTTTACCAGAGTTATAAAGCTATAAATCTCTGAAAGCGTGtcaatatatttcttttttcgctACATACGCACGATATACACCCTTGTGCCTCACGTGTTCATCAAGAAATAATTATCTTTTGGCGAAATCGGCGAAACAATAGGCGGTCGCAGGTGGCTATTAACAGTCACATTCAATTTTGACGTGCGTTAAAGCTCACGCGTTCCCAACTCAACCAACTATGGCCTATGGCATCGGATTcggatccaatccaatccgtacTGCTGCGAAGTGTTTCGGCAGTTGTATACAAAAAGAAATAGTATTGCTTCTGTTTTTTACAACTAGCTTCGTCCGTGATTGAC
This genomic stretch from Ornithodoros turicata isolate Travis chromosome 9, ASM3712646v1, whole genome shotgun sequence harbors:
- the LOC135368269 gene encoding uncharacterized protein LOC135368269, with protein sequence MWNLAPLTCLVTSVLETAASLLNAFFRFNYLIGSGITTCATTLCGYASDAISGIYLGITYAFGDLFHFLRELCTLIFSFSDGVQAIACAVVNSVFLACSGTQSALVFLWTIACNVIDAIADGAVAAILLARHLVNLLLDSALLLLELPPRLLRQVCQWTYHGICVSYQTLASSAKAVSGLTAATTLQILRDLWRFLFHQPVDVYTGLIFVAISAFLFKLWRRCGRSWMQKVRGRRRDSQAMKRHKPSSQAEPHDLCVVCQDSPRGVLLLPCRHFSLCEECASHLLEFGHSCPICRHPIYEALTVYT